TCTGGACACGATCGTTTCCGACGAGAAGATCGCCCGTCAGGGTCGCACCCCGGTCGACCGCGGCATCCTCCGAGTCAGCAACTCGATCGTGCGCTACGTCGATTCCGTCGCGATGGCCGTGATCGCGTCGCGCGTCTCGAGCACCTTCAACGCGGGCGCCTGGGACACGGCGGGCGCCGCGGTCGAGTCCCTCATCACGCTCCAGGCCCAGCGTGAGGAGCTCGGCCTCGGGCTCGAGCTCGACACGGTCGTGCTGCGTCCGGCGCAGTACGCGAAGGTCATCGGCATGCTGATCGACGACAAGGCGCTCCCCCGCGAGTCCGGCGCGACGGCGGTGCAGGGCAACCTCCCGGTGGACGCGCTTGGGCTCACCTGGGCGACCACCCCGCACTTCCAGGGCCCGAACCCGCTTCTGGTGGATCGGGACCAGCTGGGCGGCATGGCCGACGAGAAGCTCAACAGCCCGGGCTACGCCTCGGCCGGTGACTTCGGCGTCGAGGTCAAGAGCATCCGAGACGACGACACCGAGGGCTACAAGCTCCGCGGGCGCCGCGTCACGGTGCCGGTCGTCACCGAGCCCCTCGCGGGCGCGCAGCTCGTCGGGACGGGCCTCTGATGGCCGGCCAGAGCGCCGCCGAGAAGGCGGCCGAAGAGCAGGCGGCAGCCGAGAAGGCAGAGGCCGAAAAGGCTGCCGAGGCCAAGGCTGCCGAGGAGAAGGCGGAGGCCGACAAGGCCGCGGCGAAGCCCTCGCAGGCCAAGCCCACCACGACGAAGGCGCCGGCCCTTGTCGTGACCGCCCCGGTCGCGGTCCTCCCGCTCGCCGCTGGCGGGGAGCGGTACGTCTACCGTGGGGCCCCGGTCGGTGACGAGTTCACCAAGGAGGGCGTCAAGCACGCCCAGGCTGTCGGCCTCGTCGGCAAGCCGAAGAAGTAAGAGAGACAGGGGGCGTTGACGTGATCACGCACGACATGGTCGGCACTGATGAAGACCTCGCACGCGAGGTGCTCCTCGTCGCTCGCGGCATCGCCCCCTGCATCTCCTCGTTCGCTGACGGCAGCGAGGAGCAGAAGGACGCGATCGCGATCCTGCGACGCGTCTATAAGGACATCACCGCGCGCGGGCTGCGATTCGTGAAGTCGCAGCGGATCGGATCGGCAGCCGTCGACTACGGCGCGATCACGTCCGCCTTCGACGGCGACCCGACCCGCGCGCTGCGCGCGCTCTGCTCGAGCACGAACGGCCAAGGGCTGTCGCTCGGCAGCTTCCCGAAGGAGCGGCCGGTGTCGCGGATCTGGCCGGAGAGGTACTGAGCATGGAGTTCCCGTACGGCAGCACCGTCTACCGCCTCCGCGCCGGCCTCGTCGACGACGAATACTCCGGCGACCAGGTGGCCGGAGACTGGGATCGCGCCGACGTGCTCGAGGTCCCTGGCGCGTTCGTCGCGCAGACCTCGACGTCGATGCTCGCCGACGCGACCCGTGAGCAGGCGCTCGAGGCGAAGTCGCTCTACTGCGAGGGCGAGTTCGACGTCCAGAAGGGCGACCGGGTGTTCACCGGCACCTTCGACCCGCCGCTACCCGAGGGCGTGCGGAGTATCCCGGCCGGCACAGAGCTGCTCGGCGAGGTCTATTCGATCGAGGGGATCCCGCCTGCGGCGGACACGAACCCGTTCACGGGGTGGACGCCGCCCCGTGAGATCCCGCTGACCCGCGCGGTCGGCTGACCGAGAGGAGCAACCGTGGCACGTGATTTCGTACCGGACCAGGCGTGGTTCGATCAGGCGCTGCGGATGCCGGGCGTTGAGGCCCTCGTCGACGAGGTCGCGGATGAGGCTCTGGCGGCGGCGAAAGCGTCGGCGCCGGTGGACTCTGCCGACTACAAGAAGAGCATCCGGAAGCGGTATCGGCAGGCCCGGTACCGCCGGGTCGCGCTCGTGGAGGCGACGGATCCGAAGTCGCTGCTGATCGA
This DNA window, taken from Leucobacter tenebrionis, encodes the following:
- a CDS encoding phage major capsid protein; amino-acid sequence: MAYTYPVSHPSGTLTPEQLHLFLSRPNLIARRVADITKMRFIADYLLQGRFDATGGGIFYETGEPVDAGTDPESIAPLGEFPLVVLDEGEVVSAKTDKWGLDTIVSDEKIARQGRTPVDRGILRVSNSIVRYVDSVAMAVIASRVSSTFNAGAWDTAGAAVESLITLQAQREELGLGLELDTVVLRPAQYAKVIGMLIDDKALPRESGATAVQGNLPVDALGLTWATTPHFQGPNPLLVDRDQLGGMADEKLNSPGYASAGDFGVEVKSIRDDDTEGYKLRGRRVTVPVVTEPLAGAQLVGTGL
- a CDS encoding HK97 gp10 family phage protein; amino-acid sequence: MARDFVPDQAWFDQALRMPGVEALVDEVADEALAAAKASAPVDSADYKKSIRKRYRQARYRRVALVEATDPKSLLIEAKTGNLARSLKSAGRR